One genomic segment of Dromaius novaehollandiae isolate bDroNov1 chromosome 12, bDroNov1.hap1, whole genome shotgun sequence includes these proteins:
- the LOC135329628 gene encoding sodium-coupled neutral amino acid transporter 3-like → MKQLGYLGYASGFSLSCMVFFLISVIYKKFQIPCPLPAQDVNSTGSHNYTLGSTSNYQNGYTVLQAPDEGTCSPRFFTLNSQMAYATPIMALMCHPEVLPIYTELKK, encoded by the exons ATGAAGCAGCTTG gcTACCTGGGCTATGCCAGCGGCTTCTCCCTCAGCTGCATGGTCTTCTTCCTCATCTCG GTCATCTACAAGAAGTTTCAGATCCCCTGTCCTCTCCCCGCGCAAGACGTGAACAGCACAGGCAGCCACAACTACACTCTGGGCAGCACCAGCAACTACCAGAACGGCTACACCGTCCTCCAGGCCCCCGATGAGGGCACTTGCTCCCCCAGGTTCTTCACCCTCAACTCCCAG ATGGCGTATGCCACCCCCATCATGGCCTTGATGTGCCACCCTGAGGTCCTGCCCATCTACACCGAGCTGAAGAAATGA
- the LOC112989446 gene encoding sodium-coupled neutral amino acid transporter 3 → MDATEVPIQAEMVELVPNGKHATALNTSTVPSLAGDRFDENQSSVAELEEFLPHGAEKKQTHFTDFEGKTSFGMSVFNLSNAIMGSGILGLAYAMANTGIILFLFLLTAVALLSSYSIHLLLKSSGIVGIRAYEQLGYRAFGTPGKLAAAIAITLQNIGAMSSYLYIVKSEVPLVIQTFLNLEEKTTDWYVNGNYLVILVSIIVILPLALMKQLGYLGYASGFSLSCMVFFLISVIYKKFQIPCPLPAQDVNSTGSHNYTLGSTSNYQNGYTVLQAPDEGTCSPRFFTLNSQTAYTIPIMAFAFVCHPEVLPIYTELKNPSKKKMQCISNISITVMYLMYFLAALFGYLTFYGRVESELLHTYNNVDPFDVLILCVRVAVLTAVTLTVPIVLFPVRRAIQQMLFQGKDFSWVRHIIIALVLLTFINLLVIFAPSILGIFGLIGATSAPCLIFIFPAIFYMRIMPKDKEPLRSPPKILAACFALLGVLFMIMSLSFIIIDWATGGGKSGGSH, encoded by the exons ATGGATGCCACAGAGGTACCCATCCAGGCTGAGATGGTGGAGCTGGTGCCCAATGGGAAGCATGCTACAGCACTCAACACATCCACCGTCCCCTCACTGGCGGGTGACAG GTTTGATGAGAACCAGTCCAGCGTGGCAGAACTGGAGGAGTTTCTGCCCCACGGCGCTGAGAAGAAGCAGACACACTTCACGGAC TTTGAAGGGAAGACGTCTTTCGGGATGTCCGTGTTCAATCTCAGCAACGCCATTATGGGCAGCGGGATCCTGGGGCTGGCGTATGCCATGGCCAACACAGGCATCATCCTCTTCCT cttccTCCTGACAGCTGTGGCCCTGCTCTCCAGCTACTCCATCCATCTACTGCTGAAATCCTCAGGCATCGTGG gcatCCGCGCTTATGAACAGCTGGGCTACCGAGCCTTTGGCACACCAGGGAAGCTAGCCGCAGCCATTGCCATAACGCTGCAGAACATTGGAG ccatGTCCAGCTACCTGTACATCGTCAAATCCGAAGTGCCTCTTGTCATCCAGACATTCCTCAACCTGGAGGAGAAGACCAC GGACTGGTACGTGAACGGCAACTATCTGGTGATCCTGGTTTCCATCATCGTTATCCTGCCCCTGGCCCTCATGAAGCAGCTCG gcTACCTGGGCTATGCCAGCGGCTTCTCCCTCAGCTGCATGGTCTTCTTCCTCATCTCG GTCATCTACAAGAAGTTTCAGATCCCCTGTCCTCTCCCCGCGCAAGACGTGAACAGCACAGGCAGCCACAACTACACTCTGGGCAGCACCAGCAACTACCAGAACGGCTACACCGTCCTCCAGGCCCCCGATGAGGGCACTTGCTCCCCCAGGTTCTTCACCCTCAACTCCCAG ACTGCGTACACCATCCCCATCATGGCCTTCGCCTTCGTGTGCCACCCTGAGGTCCTGCCCATCTACACTGAGCTGAAGAA cccctccaagAAGAAGATGCAGTGCATTTCCAACATCTCCATCACAGTCATGTACCTGATGTACTTCCTGGCTGCACTCTTCGGCTACCTCACTTTCTACG GCCGCGTGGAGTCGGAGCTGCTGCACACATACAACAATGTGGACCCCTTCGACGTGCTGATCCTGTGCGTGAGGGTGGCTGTGCTGACGGCCGTGACACTCACTGTCCCCATTGTCCTCTTCCCG gtGCGCCGGGCCATCCAGCAGATGCTGTTCCAAGGCAAGGACTTCAGCTGGGTCCGTCACATTATCATCGCTCTGGTCCTGCTGACCTTCATCAACCTGCTGGTCATCTTTGCCCCTTCCATCCTTGGCATCTTCGGCCTGATCG GTGCCACGTCCGCTCCCTGTCTCATCTTCATCTTCCCCGCCATCTTCTACATGCGCATCATGCCCAAGGACAAGGAGCCACTGCGCTCCCCTCCCAAGATCCTG GCAGCCTGCTTCGCCCTCCTTGGAGTGCTCTTCATGATCATGAGCTTGAGCTTCATCATCATCGACTGGGCCACAGGGGGTGGGAAGAGCGGTGGCAGCCACTAG
- the LOC135329627 gene encoding uncharacterized protein LOC135329627, with amino-acid sequence MKQLGYLGYASGFSLSCMVFFLISVIYKKFQIPCPLPAQDVNSTGSHNYTLGSTSNYQNGYTVLQAPDEGTCSPRFFTLNSQMAYATPIMALMCHPEVLPIYTELKKQPQPSCVTSGALPTALPTPGGHPAVGSGTMSCRVHVGVRDGHTVNDGLTVSAEEKAAAECSQMTDKKEGKKVAREVKLLLSDYQPHCAIPNPIGHLHPAWPQPHSCVSPTSSGGPPCLGNPASGAGSCCSALGLGKARAAWPPC; translated from the exons ATGAAGCAGCTCG gcTACCTGGGCTATGCCAGCGGCTTCTCCCTCAGCTGCATGGTCTTCTTCCTCATCTCG GTCATCTACAAGAAGTTTCAGATCCCCTGTCCTCTCCCCGCGCAAGACGTGAACAGCACAGGCAGCCACAACTACACTCTGGGCAGCACCAGCAACTACCAGAACGGCTACACCGTCCTCCAGGCCCCCGATGAGGGCACTTGCTCCCCCAGGTTCTTCACCCTCAACTCCCAG ATGGCGTATGCCACCCCCATCATGGCCTTGATGTGCCACCCTGAGGTCCTGCCCATCTACACCGAGCTGAAGAA GCAGCCTCAGCCCAGCTGTGTCACCTCTGGCGCTCTTCCCACCGCACTGCCCACGCCAGGCGGACATCCAGCTGTTGGGTCTGGCACCATGAGCTGTCGCGTGCACGTGGGTGTGAGGGATGGGCACACTGTGAATGACGGGCTCACTGTGAGTGCTgaggagaaggcagctgctgagtgctCCCAGATGACTGACAAGAAGGAAGGCAAGAAGGTGGCACGTGAGGTCAAGCTGCTGCTCAGTGATTACCAGCCTCACTGTGCCATTCCCAACCCCATTGGACACCTTCAcccagcctggccccagccccatTCCTGCGTGTCCCCCACCAGCAGTGGGGGACCACCGTGCCTGGGGAATCCTGCCAGTGGTGCAGGGTCCTGCTgtagtgccctggggctgggcaagGCGAGAGCAGCGTGGCCGCCATGCTGA